A single region of the Ancylobacter novellus DSM 506 genome encodes:
- a CDS encoding VIT1/CCC1 transporter family protein has product MSRLSHSEIHMVHRIGWLRAAVLGANDGIVSTSSLVVGVAAAGSGSTEILIAGLAGLVAGAMSMAAGEYVSVSSQTDAENADLARERRELAETPDAELEELTQIYVDRGLDRTLAEQVAAQLTEHDAVGAHARDELGISETVAARPVQAAIVSALTFAAGAVVPVLVALMSPAERTSVLVAASTLVALAILGGLGATAGGAGVVRGALRVTFWGALAMGVTAAVGMIFGVQAG; this is encoded by the coding sequence ATGAGCCGTCTCTCGCATTCGGAAATCCACATGGTCCACCGGATCGGCTGGCTCCGCGCCGCGGTGCTCGGCGCGAATGACGGGATCGTCTCGACGTCGAGCCTCGTCGTCGGCGTCGCGGCGGCCGGATCGGGATCGACCGAGATCCTGATCGCGGGGCTGGCCGGCCTCGTGGCAGGTGCGATGTCGATGGCCGCCGGGGAATATGTCTCGGTCAGCTCCCAGACGGACGCCGAGAACGCCGACCTCGCTCGCGAGAGACGTGAACTCGCCGAGACGCCCGATGCGGAGCTGGAGGAACTGACGCAGATCTACGTCGACAGGGGGCTCGACCGCACGCTCGCGGAACAGGTCGCCGCGCAACTGACGGAACACGACGCGGTGGGAGCCCATGCGCGTGACGAACTCGGCATCTCCGAGACTGTCGCCGCCCGTCCGGTACAGGCGGCCATCGTCTCGGCGCTCACCTTTGCGGCGGGAGCCGTCGTGCCGGTGCTCGTCGCCCTGATGTCACCCGCCGAAAGGACGAGCGTCCTGGTCGCGGCCTCGACGCTGGTGGCGCTGGCCATCCTGGGCGGCCTCGGCGCCACCGCGGGAGGAGCCGGCGTGGTGCGCGGGGCCCTTCGCGTCACCTTCTGGGGTGCGCTGGCCATGGGCGTGACCGCCGCGGTCGGGATGATTTTCGGGGTCCAGGCCGGATAG
- the napE gene encoding periplasmic nitrate reductase, NapE protein: protein MAPNTSEDHALAGHTVPPPSRREEILAFVVLAVLIWPILAVGVVGGYGFLVWMFQLIYGPPGPPAH from the coding sequence ATGGCTCCGAATACCTCCGAAGACCATGCTTTGGCCGGACACACGGTCCCGCCGCCCTCCCGGCGTGAGGAAATCCTCGCCTTCGTCGTGCTCGCCGTCCTCATCTGGCCGATCCTTGCCGTCGGTGTCGTCGGCGGCTACGGCTTCCTCGTCTGGATGTTCCAGCTGATCTACGGGCCGCCCGGCCCGCCGGCCCATTAG
- a CDS encoding DUF2271 domain-containing protein, translating to MRSILAALAVTTALTLPGIAMARPVTLTTTLKNYGGNGAYLAIYVTDPKGAYAGSLWMAGTKSKYYGHLSDWYRATGGNTAEINGITGASVGAGRRLAITLDLADALFDAGYTLHVDAAVEDMRDSPNEIAVPLTAKGAGQPVQGRRYIANFSYGM from the coding sequence ATGAGAAGCATCCTCGCCGCCCTGGCGGTGACCACGGCGCTCACGCTTCCCGGCATCGCCATGGCGCGGCCGGTGACCCTGACCACGACGCTGAAGAACTATGGCGGCAACGGCGCCTACCTCGCCATCTACGTCACCGACCCGAAGGGGGCCTATGCCGGCAGCCTGTGGATGGCCGGAACCAAGTCCAAATACTACGGGCACCTGTCCGACTGGTATCGCGCGACCGGCGGCAACACCGCCGAGATCAACGGCATCACCGGGGCGAGCGTCGGGGCGGGCCGCCGGTTGGCGATCACCCTCGATCTCGCCGATGCGCTCTTCGACGCCGGTTACACGCTCCATGTCGATGCGGCGGTCGAGGACATGCGCGACAGCCCCAATGAGATCGCCGTGCCGCTGACCGCGAAGGGCGCGGGACAGCCCGTCCAGGGCCGCCGCTACATCGCGAATTTCAGCTACGGCATGTAG
- the napF gene encoding ferredoxin-type protein NapF, producing MGGSGLDRRTFLSGRFATAHPVPRPPWSREAAIVSACSGCGACVEACPQSIIALDDRQKPFVDFKAGECTFCGSCADACPEPVFDRTLTPFPHIAVIRHACFAGRGIVCESCGDACPEAAIRFQMRLGGPALPSLAADRCTGCGACIAACPADAIAVSLADAAVMEAGHG from the coding sequence ATGGGCGGATCCGGGCTCGACCGGCGCACGTTCCTGAGCGGACGCTTCGCGACCGCGCATCCGGTGCCGCGGCCGCCGTGGAGCCGCGAGGCGGCTATCGTCTCGGCCTGTTCCGGCTGCGGCGCCTGCGTCGAGGCCTGCCCGCAATCGATCATCGCGTTGGACGACCGGCAGAAGCCGTTCGTCGATTTCAAAGCCGGCGAATGCACCTTCTGCGGAAGCTGCGCCGATGCCTGCCCGGAGCCGGTCTTCGACCGCACACTCACGCCGTTCCCACACATCGCGGTCATCAGGCACGCCTGCTTTGCCGGCCGCGGCATCGTCTGCGAGAGCTGCGGGGATGCGTGTCCTGAGGCGGCTATCCGTTTCCAGATGAGACTTGGTGGCCCTGCCCTGCCGAGTCTCGCCGCAGATCGATGCACCGGCTGCGGCGCCTGCATCGCCGCCTGCCCGGCCGACGCCATCGCCGTGAGCCTCGCCGATGCCGCCGTGATGGAGGCGGGCCATGGATGA
- a CDS encoding response regulator transcription factor, translating to MRILLIEDDGVLGAAVRDQIVGDGHSADWVTRIDAARDAMAGAAYDLILLDLMLPDGRGIVFLRALRAAGNVTPVIILTALDQVSDRIEGLTAGADDYLVKPFDLDELSARIGSVARRYSGNPNPIIRHHSLDIDIARRSVRREGRPVQLTAREWALLEAFLARPGQVLSKAQLEEKLYDFDAEVESNTIEVHVSRLRKKLGADLIETERGLGYRLAAA from the coding sequence ATGCGAATCCTGCTCATAGAGGACGACGGCGTGCTGGGCGCGGCGGTGCGTGACCAGATCGTGGGCGACGGTCACTCCGCCGACTGGGTCACGCGGATCGACGCGGCCCGCGACGCCATGGCGGGCGCCGCCTACGACCTGATCCTGCTCGACCTGATGCTTCCCGACGGCCGGGGGATCGTGTTCCTGCGTGCCCTGCGTGCCGCGGGGAACGTCACGCCCGTGATCATCCTGACGGCGCTCGACCAGGTGTCGGACCGCATCGAGGGCCTGACCGCCGGGGCGGACGACTATCTGGTCAAGCCGTTCGACCTCGACGAATTGTCGGCACGTATCGGCTCGGTCGCCCGCCGCTATTCCGGCAATCCCAACCCGATCATCCGGCATCACTCGCTGGACATCGACATCGCCCGCCGGAGCGTGCGCCGGGAGGGCAGGCCGGTGCAGCTCACGGCCCGCGAATGGGCGTTGCTGGAGGCGTTCCTTGCGCGGCCGGGGCAGGTGCTTTCCAAGGCGCAGCTGGAGGAAAAGCTCTACGACTTCGATGCCGAGGTGGAAAGCAACACGATCGAGGTCCATGTCAGCCGGCTGCGCAAGAAGCTCGGCGCCGACCTGATCGAGACCGAGCGCGGCCTCGGCTACCGGCTGGCGGCGGCATGA
- a CDS encoding ferric reductase-like transmembrane domain-containing protein, with translation MRHIKLALFALLAVLSVLWVAAEPGVFQSSGFFAARAAAVQYTGVLAIAAMSVAMMLALRPRWPERWMGGLDKMYRLHKWLGITALVVAIIHWLWAQGPKWAVGWGFLERPVRSGARPAPADPVEALFSSLRGTAEGVGEWAFYAAVVLIALALIRAFPYRWFYKTHRLLAVAYLVLAFHAVVLLNFADWMTPLGVATALLLAGGAYAAGIVLLRRVGAARQVKGRIAEFRYYPGVKALETIIDVPRSWPGHRPGQFAFAMSDASEGAHPYTIASGWHPDHPRITFITKELGDHTGRLREKLRAGQEVQVEGPYGCFTFDDDCRHQIWIGGGIGITPFVARMKHMALRGDAPDWPEGQTADLFHATADVDEVALAKLARDAGAANVRLHLLISARDGRLTGTRIREEVPDWREASIWFCGPAGFGEALRRDFAAQGFPVEERFHQELFDMR, from the coding sequence ATGCGACACATCAAGCTGGCCCTTTTCGCCCTCCTCGCCGTTCTCTCCGTGCTGTGGGTCGCGGCCGAGCCTGGGGTGTTCCAGTCGAGCGGCTTCTTCGCGGCAAGAGCGGCCGCCGTGCAATATACCGGCGTCCTCGCGATCGCGGCCATGAGCGTGGCGATGATGCTCGCGCTGCGCCCGCGCTGGCCCGAGCGCTGGATGGGCGGGCTGGACAAGATGTACCGCCTCCACAAATGGCTCGGCATCACCGCGCTCGTCGTCGCCATCATCCATTGGCTGTGGGCGCAGGGACCGAAATGGGCGGTGGGCTGGGGGTTTCTGGAACGGCCGGTGCGGAGCGGCGCTCGCCCGGCGCCTGCGGACCCGGTGGAGGCCCTGTTCTCAAGCCTGCGCGGCACTGCCGAGGGCGTCGGCGAATGGGCTTTCTACGCGGCAGTGGTGCTGATCGCGCTGGCGCTGATCCGCGCCTTTCCCTACCGCTGGTTCTACAAGACCCACCGCCTGCTCGCCGTCGCATATCTGGTACTGGCGTTCCACGCGGTGGTGCTGCTGAATTTCGCCGACTGGATGACGCCGCTCGGCGTCGCGACGGCTCTGCTTCTGGCCGGCGGCGCCTACGCGGCCGGGATCGTGCTGCTGCGCCGCGTGGGCGCCGCGCGACAGGTGAAGGGGCGGATCGCCGAATTCAGATACTATCCGGGCGTCAAAGCGCTCGAAACCATCATCGATGTGCCCCGCAGCTGGCCGGGGCATCGGCCGGGCCAGTTCGCCTTCGCCATGTCGGATGCGTCCGAAGGCGCGCATCCCTACACCATCGCCTCCGGCTGGCACCCGGATCATCCACGGATCACCTTCATCACCAAGGAGCTCGGCGACCACACCGGCCGGCTGCGCGAGAAGCTGCGCGCCGGACAGGAGGTGCAGGTGGAAGGCCCCTATGGCTGCTTCACCTTCGACGACGATTGCCGCCATCAGATCTGGATCGGCGGCGGCATCGGCATCACGCCGTTCGTCGCCCGGATGAAGCATATGGCCCTGCGCGGCGACGCGCCCGACTGGCCGGAAGGCCAGACGGCGGACCTGTTCCACGCCACCGCCGATGTGGACGAGGTCGCGCTGGCGAAGCTCGCGCGGGACGCGGGGGCGGCCAATGTGCGCCTGCATCTCCTGATCAGCGCCCGCGATGGCCGGCTCACCGGCACCCGCATCCGCGAGGAAGTGCCGGATTGGCGCGAGGCAAGCATCTGGTTCTGCGGCCCCGCCGGCTTCGGCGAAGCACTGCGACGGGACTTTGCGGCTCAGGGCTTTCCCGTCGAGGAACGCTTCCATCAGGAACTCTTCGACATGCGGTAA
- a CDS encoding PepSY domain-containing protein: MRLALTILACIAVLPVGQALADDDCFAPMADWKPKEAVAALATRNGWTVRRIKIDDGCYEIDGTDAEGQRIEVTVHPSTLDVIEIERKDGTGRRRDEEDRGGD; the protein is encoded by the coding sequence GTGCGGCTCGCCCTGACAATTCTCGCATGTATCGCGGTCCTCCCGGTGGGGCAGGCGCTCGCCGACGACGACTGCTTCGCGCCGATGGCGGACTGGAAGCCGAAGGAGGCCGTCGCCGCCCTCGCCACCCGCAACGGCTGGACGGTGCGCCGGATCAAGATCGACGACGGCTGCTACGAGATCGACGGCACGGACGCCGAAGGCCAGCGGATCGAGGTGACGGTCCATCCCTCCACCCTCGACGTCATCGAGATCGAGCGCAAGGACGGCACCGGCCGCCGCCGCGACGAGGAAGATCGCGGCGGCGATTGA
- a CDS encoding chaperone NapD, giving the protein MDDVRHISSAVVIAFPHRCAEVAARLEALPDTEVHYVQDGKIVIVLEGASTGEVGSRLAAIGLMDGVLAANLVFEQIDIQDDPGAVP; this is encoded by the coding sequence ATGGATGACGTCCGCCACATATCCAGCGCGGTGGTGATCGCCTTCCCGCATCGCTGCGCCGAGGTCGCGGCCCGGCTGGAGGCCCTGCCGGACACCGAGGTCCACTACGTCCAGGACGGCAAGATCGTGATCGTGCTGGAAGGCGCGAGCACGGGCGAGGTCGGCTCCCGGCTCGCCGCGATCGGGCTGATGGACGGTGTCCTCGCTGCCAACCTCGTTTTCGAACAGATCGACATCCAGGACGATCCCGGAGCTGTCCCATGA
- a CDS encoding FAD:protein FMN transferase gives MSKMSTDLARYALNGPTMGTRWSVLFHAPSGFDAGVVQVDLQAAMDEVDTQMSTWRPDSELMRLNGTPAGEWVSVPAPLLDVLRLGLAIGRASGGAFDIGMGDAVTAWGFGAEEASPDRIRSAMEARRVPAHDALEIDGTRVRKRVPITLDLNGIAKGYGVDRLAGILGVAGIRDGLVGIDGEMRAMGLRPDGEAWTVAVEQPDPERRAPHSLLSLQDCAVATSGDYRHWTDVQGRRLSHTMDPARGAPLAQSPASVTVLAPTCAEADAWATALMVLGAGKGGELARRAGIDALFLLRSTCGIRSCGIGRLFGDATTAVRAWEG, from the coding sequence ATGTCGAAGATGTCTACTGATCTCGCGCGGTACGCCCTCAACGGCCCGACAATGGGGACGCGCTGGTCCGTGCTCTTCCATGCTCCCTCCGGCTTCGATGCCGGCGTCGTTCAGGTGGATCTGCAGGCGGCGATGGACGAGGTCGATACGCAGATGTCTACATGGAGGCCCGACAGCGAGCTGATGCGTCTGAATGGGACTCCGGCGGGCGAATGGGTGAGCGTTCCGGCACCTCTTCTGGATGTGCTCCGGCTGGGGCTGGCGATCGGTCGCGCCTCGGGCGGCGCGTTCGACATCGGCATGGGAGACGCGGTCACCGCGTGGGGCTTCGGCGCCGAGGAGGCCAGCCCGGACCGCATCCGCAGCGCGATGGAGGCTCGGCGCGTGCCGGCCCATGACGCGCTCGAGATCGACGGAACCAGGGTCCGCAAGCGCGTGCCGATCACGCTTGACCTCAACGGCATCGCCAAGGGATATGGCGTGGACCGCCTCGCCGGGATACTTGGCGTCGCCGGCATCCGCGACGGGCTTGTGGGGATCGACGGCGAGATGCGCGCCATGGGCCTGAGACCCGACGGCGAGGCCTGGACGGTCGCGGTGGAGCAGCCGGACCCGGAGCGCCGCGCCCCGCATTCACTCCTGTCGCTCCAGGATTGCGCCGTCGCCACCTCCGGCGACTATCGCCACTGGACCGACGTGCAGGGCCGGCGCCTCTCCCACACCATGGATCCCGCCCGCGGTGCCCCGCTTGCGCAATCCCCAGCCTCGGTCACCGTACTCGCGCCGACATGCGCGGAGGCCGACGCCTGGGCGACGGCGCTCATGGTGCTCGGCGCCGGCAAGGGGGGCGAACTCGCCCGGCGGGCGGGGATCGATGCCCTGTTCCTGCTTCGCAGCACCTGTGGCATCCGTAGCTGCGGGATCGGACGCCTCTTCGGGGACGCAACGACGGCGGTTCGGGCGTGGGAAGGTTGA
- the napA gene encoding periplasmic nitrate reductase subunit alpha: MSPSRREILKAQAAGVAALAANISLPAVAQPVTGGVEALKIQWSKAPCRFCGTGCGVMVGVKEGRVVATHGDVLAEVNRGLNCVKGYFLSKIMYGGDRLTQPLLRKKNGAYAKDGEFTPVSWDEAFDVMAAQAKRVLKEKGPTAVGMFGSGQWTIWEGYTATKLMRAGLRSNNLDPNARHCMASAAYAFMRTFGMDEPMGCYDDFEATDAFVLWGSNMAEMHPILWTRVADRRLGNPHVKVAVLSTFTNRSSDLADIPIVFKPGTDLAILNYIANHIITTGRVNKDFVRDHAAFVRGATEIGYGLRDDDPREVAARKAKDVAATEPIDFDAYAAFVKDYTLDKVSKLSGVEPGFLEQLAELYADPQRKVVSLWTMGFNQHVRGVWANQLVYNLHLLTGKISEPGNSPFSLTGQPSACGTAREVGTFAHRLPADMVVTNPKHREHAEEIWRIPHGIIPEKPGYHAVQQDRMLRDGKLNFYWIQVNNNLQASPNNTHEAYPGYRNPENFVVVSDAYPTVTAMAADLILPAAMWVEKEGAYGNAERRTHFWQQLVQAPGEARSDLWQMMEFSKRFTTDEVWPAEILDANPNYRGKSLFEVLFKNGNVDRFPVSELNPDYANNEAADFGFYVQKGLFEEYAAFGRGHGHDLAPFDTYHQVRGLRWPVVDGKETRWRYREGLDPYVKAGKGVEFYGNADGRAKIIAVPYEPPAEVPDAEYDFWLVTGRVLEHWHSGSMTMRVPELFKAFPGARCFMHAEDARKRGLNQGAEVRVISRRGEMRTRIETRGRNRMPEGVVFVPWFDASQLINKTTLDATDPISKQTDFKKCAVKIVPV, translated from the coding sequence ATGAGCCCGTCACGCCGCGAAATCCTCAAGGCGCAGGCCGCTGGCGTCGCCGCGCTTGCCGCCAATATCAGCCTGCCGGCGGTCGCCCAGCCGGTGACCGGCGGCGTCGAGGCGCTGAAGATCCAATGGTCGAAGGCGCCCTGCCGCTTCTGCGGCACCGGCTGCGGTGTCATGGTCGGCGTCAAGGAGGGGCGCGTCGTCGCCACCCATGGCGACGTGCTCGCCGAGGTCAATCGCGGCCTCAACTGCGTGAAGGGCTATTTCCTCTCCAAGATCATGTATGGCGGCGACCGCCTCACCCAGCCGCTGCTGCGCAAGAAGAACGGCGCCTATGCCAAGGACGGCGAGTTCACGCCGGTGAGCTGGGACGAGGCGTTCGACGTCATGGCCGCCCAGGCCAAGCGCGTGCTGAAGGAGAAGGGGCCGACCGCCGTCGGCATGTTCGGCTCGGGGCAGTGGACCATCTGGGAAGGCTACACGGCCACCAAGCTGATGCGCGCCGGCCTGCGCTCTAACAATCTCGATCCCAATGCCCGCCACTGCATGGCGTCCGCCGCCTATGCCTTCATGCGCACCTTCGGCATGGACGAGCCGATGGGCTGCTATGACGACTTCGAGGCCACGGACGCCTTCGTGCTCTGGGGCTCGAACATGGCGGAGATGCATCCCATCCTGTGGACCCGCGTCGCCGACCGGCGCCTCGGCAATCCGCATGTGAAGGTGGCGGTGCTCTCCACCTTCACCAATCGCAGCTCGGACCTCGCGGATATCCCGATCGTCTTCAAGCCGGGCACCGATCTCGCCATCCTCAACTACATCGCCAACCACATCATCACGACGGGCCGCGTCAACAAGGACTTCGTCCGCGACCACGCGGCCTTCGTGCGCGGAGCGACGGAGATCGGCTACGGGCTGCGGGACGACGACCCGCGCGAGGTGGCGGCACGCAAGGCCAAGGACGTGGCGGCGACCGAGCCGATCGACTTCGATGCTTACGCCGCTTTCGTGAAGGACTACACGCTCGACAAAGTGTCCAAGCTCAGCGGCGTCGAGCCCGGCTTCCTGGAGCAGCTCGCCGAGCTCTATGCCGATCCGCAGCGCAAGGTGGTCTCGCTCTGGACCATGGGCTTCAACCAGCATGTGCGCGGCGTATGGGCGAACCAGCTCGTCTACAACCTGCATCTGCTGACGGGGAAGATCTCCGAGCCGGGCAACAGCCCGTTCTCGCTCACCGGCCAGCCCTCGGCCTGCGGCACGGCGCGCGAGGTCGGTACCTTCGCCCACCGGCTGCCGGCCGACATGGTCGTGACCAATCCGAAGCATCGCGAGCACGCCGAGGAGATCTGGCGCATCCCGCACGGCATCATCCCGGAGAAGCCCGGCTACCATGCGGTCCAGCAGGACCGCATGCTGCGCGACGGTAAGCTCAATTTCTACTGGATACAGGTCAACAACAACCTGCAGGCCTCGCCGAACAACACGCACGAGGCCTATCCCGGCTACCGCAACCCGGAGAACTTCGTCGTCGTCTCCGACGCCTATCCGACGGTGACCGCCATGGCCGCCGACCTGATCCTGCCGGCGGCGATGTGGGTGGAGAAGGAAGGTGCCTACGGCAATGCCGAGCGGCGCACCCATTTCTGGCAACAGCTGGTGCAGGCGCCCGGCGAGGCGCGCTCCGACCTCTGGCAGATGATGGAATTCTCCAAGCGCTTCACCACCGACGAGGTGTGGCCGGCGGAGATCCTCGACGCCAATCCGAACTATCGTGGCAAGAGCCTGTTCGAGGTGCTGTTCAAGAACGGTAACGTCGACCGTTTCCCGGTGAGCGAGCTCAATCCGGACTATGCCAATAACGAGGCCGCGGATTTCGGTTTCTACGTGCAGAAGGGGCTGTTCGAGGAATATGCCGCCTTCGGGCGCGGCCATGGCCACGACCTCGCGCCGTTCGACACCTATCACCAGGTACGCGGCCTGCGCTGGCCGGTGGTGGACGGCAAGGAGACCCGCTGGCGCTACCGCGAGGGGCTCGACCCCTATGTGAAGGCCGGCAAGGGCGTCGAGTTCTACGGCAATGCCGATGGACGGGCCAAGATCATCGCCGTGCCCTATGAGCCGCCGGCCGAGGTGCCGGACGCGGAATACGACTTCTGGCTGGTGACCGGCCGCGTGCTGGAGCACTGGCATTCCGGCTCCATGACCATGCGGGTGCCAGAGCTGTTCAAGGCCTTCCCCGGCGCGCGCTGCTTCATGCATGCCGAGGATGCGCGCAAGCGCGGGCTCAACCAGGGCGCCGAGGTCCGCGTCATCTCGCGGCGCGGCGAGATGCGGACGCGGATCGAGACCCGCGGGCGCAACCGCATGCCCGAGGGCGTGGTGTTCGTCCCGTGGTTCGACGCCAGCCAGCTCATCAACAAGACGACCCTCGACGCGACCGACCCCATCTCCAAGCAGACGGATTTCAAGAAATGCGCGGTCAAGATCGTCCCCGTCTGA
- a CDS encoding PepSY domain-containing protein: MIRALHRWPGLLALALVTLLAVSGAALSVFPAAERIAAPQAAEAMSVADLATRIRSAHPGVEQIRRSPSGRITAFWFDGGTPGSAVIDPATGADVASADPNAFQRWLTNLHRSLFLDDAGRIVMAAGAAAMLVLAVSGCVLVARRAGGWRRWFARLRGPLAGRVHVELARAAVLGLLMSSATALWMTASTFGFLPDEGAPPEPPSAVSGRAGAPLASMPLLAATPVSSLRELSFPYPDDATDVFTLRTDEGAGYIDQGTGATLAWVGLSGWERVSETVYMLHTGQGAPLLGLLLGLTALAVPAMGITGLSIWLAGRARRPGIRDNAAPGRAETIILVGSEGGSSWGFAATLHAALTRVGQHVHTTPMSAFDPAHFSGAQRYLVLAATYGDGNAPASAKGFLDRLAGLSTVPEAPVAVLGFGDRSFPAFCAYAKSVVAAAEAKGWRLLLPFETVDRQSPQEFARWGHALGEALGIALELDHQPIRPETSALTLVSRRDYGHDVQAPTAILRFALPRLSMWQRLTGQGFARFEAGDLIGIVPEGSPIPRFYSLASGRRDGFVEIVVRRHVGGLCSSALTTLEPGGTVAAFIRRNPGFHAARDRTPLILIGAGTGVGPLAGFIRANGSRRPIHLFFGMRHPDSDFLYREELEDWAAGGRLRHLSTAISRGARPRYVQDALIAEQLEVVRAIRDGAHVMVCGGRQMAAGVAEAMTRMLEPLGLSHQLLKAEGRYVEDVY, translated from the coding sequence ATGATCCGCGCCCTCCATCGCTGGCCGGGCCTGCTGGCCCTGGCCCTGGTGACGCTGCTCGCGGTGAGCGGCGCGGCGCTGTCCGTCTTCCCGGCGGCGGAACGGATCGCCGCGCCGCAGGCGGCGGAGGCCATGAGCGTGGCCGACCTCGCCACGCGGATACGGTCCGCCCATCCGGGGGTCGAGCAGATCAGACGCTCCCCCTCCGGGCGCATCACCGCCTTTTGGTTCGACGGCGGCACGCCGGGCTCCGCGGTCATCGACCCGGCGACCGGAGCCGACGTAGCTTCGGCCGATCCCAACGCATTCCAGCGCTGGCTCACCAATCTGCACCGCTCGCTGTTCCTGGATGATGCCGGCCGCATCGTCATGGCGGCGGGGGCGGCGGCGATGCTTGTCCTCGCGGTCTCCGGCTGCGTGCTGGTCGCGCGGCGCGCGGGCGGATGGAGACGCTGGTTTGCGCGGCTGCGCGGGCCCTTGGCGGGGCGCGTCCATGTCGAGCTTGCGCGAGCCGCCGTGCTCGGCCTTCTCATGTCGTCGGCCACGGCCCTCTGGATGACCGCCTCGACCTTCGGCTTCCTTCCCGACGAGGGAGCCCCTCCGGAACCGCCTTCCGCGGTGAGCGGGAGGGCTGGCGCCCCGCTGGCCTCCATGCCGCTGCTCGCCGCGACGCCCGTCTCGAGCCTGCGTGAGCTGAGCTTCCCCTATCCCGACGACGCCACCGACGTCTTCACCCTCAGGACCGACGAGGGGGCGGGTTATATCGACCAGGGCACCGGGGCGACCCTCGCCTGGGTGGGGCTCAGCGGCTGGGAGCGGGTCTCGGAGACCGTCTACATGCTCCACACCGGGCAGGGCGCCCCGCTTCTCGGCCTGCTGCTCGGGCTCACGGCGCTCGCCGTCCCGGCGATGGGCATAACGGGCCTCTCCATCTGGCTGGCGGGTCGCGCCCGTCGTCCCGGGATCCGCGACAACGCCGCGCCGGGCCGCGCGGAGACGATCATCCTCGTCGGCAGCGAGGGTGGCAGCAGCTGGGGATTTGCCGCGACGCTGCACGCGGCGCTGACCCGCGTCGGGCAGCACGTCCACACCACGCCAATGTCGGCATTCGATCCCGCCCACTTTTCCGGGGCCCAGCGCTACCTCGTGCTGGCCGCAACCTATGGCGATGGCAACGCTCCCGCTTCGGCGAAAGGGTTCCTTGACCGCCTGGCCGGGCTTTCCACGGTACCTGAGGCGCCGGTGGCGGTGCTGGGCTTCGGCGACCGGAGCTTTCCGGCCTTCTGCGCCTACGCCAAGTCGGTTGTCGCCGCGGCGGAAGCCAAGGGCTGGCGGCTCCTGCTCCCCTTCGAGACGGTGGACCGCCAGTCGCCGCAGGAATTTGCACGCTGGGGCCACGCGCTCGGCGAGGCGCTCGGCATCGCGCTGGAGCTCGACCACCAGCCCATCCGGCCAGAGACAAGCGCGCTCACGCTGGTATCGCGCCGCGACTACGGCCACGACGTCCAGGCCCCGACCGCCATACTGCGCTTCGCGCTGCCGCGCCTCTCCATGTGGCAGCGCCTGACGGGGCAGGGATTTGCCCGCTTCGAGGCCGGGGACCTCATCGGCATCGTGCCGGAAGGATCGCCCATACCTCGCTTCTATTCGCTCGCCTCGGGCCGCCGGGACGGCTTCGTGGAGATCGTGGTGCGCCGGCATGTCGGCGGCCTCTGCTCGAGCGCGCTCACGACGCTGGAGCCCGGCGGGACGGTCGCCGCCTTCATCCGCCGCAATCCCGGCTTCCACGCGGCCCGCGACCGCACGCCCCTGATCCTGATCGGCGCCGGCACCGGCGTCGGACCGCTTGCCGGCTTCATCCGCGCCAACGGATCGCGACGCCCGATCCACCTGTTCTTCGGCATGCGGCATCCCGACAGCGACTTCCTCTATCGCGAGGAACTGGAAGATTGGGCGGCCGGGGGCCGGCTCCGCCATCTGTCCACGGCGATCTCGCGCGGAGCGCGGCCGCGTTATGTCCAGGATGCGCTGATCGCCGAACAGCTCGAGGTCGTGCGCGCGATCCGGGATGGCGCGCATGTCATGGTCTGTGGCGGGCGACAGATGGCGGCAGGGGTCGCCGAGGCGATGACACGGATGCTGGAACCGCTCGGCCTGTCGCACCAGCTTCTCAAGGCTGAGGGACGCTATGTCGAAGATGTCTACTGA